In Aerosakkonema funiforme FACHB-1375, the following are encoded in one genomic region:
- a CDS encoding response regulator has protein sequence MLAKFTIRWVKQDLEVVGEAENGQQAIAQASALQPDVVLMDVRIPIMDGVAATRVICQQFNSTKVLVLTTFDDDDYVSQAMRLGAKGYLLKDTHSDDLAAAIRAIHKGYTQMGPGLMEKAIASPLPSIPTQPTRLPPELAGLTPREREVLCSIVKGASNREIGEVLYISERTVKNHITSILSQLNLRDRTQAAMFASPFLSLLT, from the coding sequence TTGCTCGCGAAATTCACGATTCGTTGGGTCAAACAGGATTTGGAAGTGGTGGGAGAAGCGGAAAATGGACAACAAGCGATCGCGCAAGCGTCAGCTTTGCAGCCGGATGTGGTTTTAATGGATGTGAGAATACCTATTATGGATGGTGTTGCTGCCACTCGCGTAATTTGTCAGCAATTTAACTCGACTAAAGTGTTAGTTTTGACGACTTTTGATGATGATGATTACGTTTCGCAAGCGATGCGATTGGGTGCTAAAGGGTATTTACTAAAAGACACTCATTCTGATGATTTAGCAGCGGCAATTCGAGCCATTCATAAAGGTTACACACAAATGGGGCCAGGATTGATGGAAAAAGCGATCGCTTCCCCACTTCCCTCAATTCCAACTCAGCCTACTCGCCTTCCCCCAGAACTGGCGGGACTTACGCCTAGAGAACGTGAGGTATTGTGTTCGATCGTCAAAGGCGCGAGTAATCGAGAGATTGGCGAAGTGCTGTATATTTCAGAACGAACTGTCAAAAATCATATTACCAGTATTTTGAGTCAGTTAAATTTGCGCGATCGCACTCAAGCTGCTATGTTCGCCAGTCCCTTCTTATCCTTGTTAACCTGA